Within Candidatus Hydrogenedentota bacterium, the genomic segment CGTCGCTCAGGTTGCGGCGATCGCGCTGGCTGTGAATCGCGTACTCGACAGCGGCCACGAGTTCAGGTGCGCCAGTGCGCTGGACAACCGCGGCGCGTTTCACTGAAGGCACGGAGACATTCATCATTTCGGCCGCATCAGACTGGGATTTCAAAAGATCATTTGATCCTTTGAAATCTTCACTACGACGATCTCCGCCTTTCCCAAGATTCGCAATCCGCGCTCCCACCATCGCGCGCTGTGACTCGTTCAGGTGCCGCCGCTGTAGATGGTTCTCATACGTCTTCCCACTGCCAAGGCCGACAGCTTGAGCTACCTCGTCGCGGGATTTGCCTGTCCGTTGTGGAAAATTTTCCACAACGGCGCCTTTGTTTTGTTTCAGTTCCGCGAGCTGCCTTGCCCGCGCCCACTGAGGATCAGCGCTAGTTGCCGGTGGTGTCCAACCATGTCTCGCATTTTGGCATAGGCGCTTTGACTGAGGATCAGCGCTAGTTGCCGGTGGTGTCCAACCTACTCCGCTCTCAGCCGTTGGCGCTGCTCCGGCGTCAAAACTCCGCCGTCCTCGCGCTTGACCACGGCCTTCTCGTGGAACGCGAAATCAGCATAGGCTTCGGCGTCACGGTATTCAACGCCCAGGTCAACGAGCGTCTTAATGGCGCTCGCGAGGTGCCAGCCCTCGTCTTCGCAGACGCCCGTGATGTCGATCCAGCCGTCTAGAACCCAGTGTTTATCCATGCCGCACCCCCTACTCTACCGTTGGCCGCGCAAGCTGTTTTGCGCCGTCGATGGCCGCTTCGAAGCTCTCAGGTTTGTCCGCGTCCGTATATGGCCAGCTCATGATGCTAGGCCAAATCAGCCGCGTAGCCGCCGCGGGATTCTCAAGGTATTGCACCTTAACCAGGTAGGCGGCGATTTGCGCGCGCATGTCCGCCTCCAGCATTTCCGATGGTGTCTTTCCTCTGCGCTTGCAGACATCGAGAAACGCCGCCTCCGTGAATCCGTCGATGCTGATCATAAACATACTCGCTCTCCCTTCTGGGCGCGGGAGTGCTGGCGGGTGTAGAATACTCACAGCCGCGTGCACGGTCCGTTCGTGCGCCCGGTCAGGCCGCGGCATGGCGTCTCTGCGCCTTCCGCGGCCACTTGCTTAACCGGCGTTATGCCGGGGTTAGCCCAGCTCCTTAGCAATCTCTATTACCTTCGCCTGGTTCACTTTCGCGTATATCTCCGAGGTATCCGCGCTCGAGTGCCCCAAGACCGCCTGTGCGGCGTCAAGGCCGTATTTCTCGCGTACCTTGGTAGCGGCATACTTGCGAAGGCTGTTTGGCCCCCACGGCTTGATTTTGGCCTCCTGGCACAGCCGCGTGATCGCCTTGCGATAGCTCGAGGTGGTGTAGTGGTCCTGCACCTTGCGCCCCGTCTTGCGCGGTGTAATCTTCTGGCCGCGCCGCCTATGTGTAGGCGCCTGCTCCGCCTTCTGCTTGATGGCCTCCCTGGGATTGAACAAATACGCGCTATCAGGACGCAATAAGTATCGTTTCAGTATCTTCTGTCCGCGGGGTCCGATGGCCGCAAAGCGCGGCCGCGCATCCTCGAGGTGCGCCATCTTGTGATCGGTGATTTCGACGGTCCACACCTCGCGCGAGGTGTCTATGTTGCGCCGGCGCAATCCGCAGATCTCGCCCGGCCTCATGCCGCTCAAGGATTGAAGCGTGATCATGTCCCTGAGGATGCGGGGGGCGATCTTCAGTACAGACTGCAAGTCCTGCTCTGGGACAGGCTCGATAGTCCTGGTCTCGCGCGCCTTCGTGCGGCCCTTGCGCAGGCCTTCAACGGTGCCAAGAGCAGCATAGACGTTGTACTCTATGATGCCTTCGGATGCGCCCCACTTGAACATGCGCCGGGCAAGCCGTGTGTACTTGTTGATCGTTGAACGCGATAGCGGCTTAGGCTTGGTCTGCTCGAGCAGCATGGCACGAACGGCCTTGAGATTCTTTGGGGTGAATTCGTTGGCGGGTGTGGCGCCGTACAGCTCAAGGACCGTCTGAACGGCGCGCTTGACGTTGCCGCATTCAGCGCTATCAGGCCCGTAGTATTGCGAGCAGTACGTCAGGTAGTGCGCCGCCAGGACGTTTATGGTGACGGCCTCCGCATCCTGGACGGGCAAGCCGTCATCAACGAGGAGCTCGGCGCACCATCGCTTGTAGCGTTTCTCGGTCTCGGGGTCGTGCCAGTTGCCGAAGTAGACGTTCTGGCCTTGGTAGGTGATGCGGCCCTGGCCGCTCGGCTTGTGGTGATAAAGCGTAGGTAGCTTGATTTTCACGGCGTCGCCTCCCTGCCCAAAACAAGGGTACTACTACCCTTGCAGCACCTTAGCACGAACGCCGAAAATCTGTCAATAGGCTATGCTTAAGTCTTTGTCAGACTGTAACTTACAAATGGTCGGGGCGGCCGGATTCGAACCGGCGACCTCCTGCTCCCAAAGCAGGCGCGCTAAACCGGACTGCGCTACGCCCCGATGCGGACGCGGCGTAGGATAGCACACGGGACCAGGCGGACGCACGCGTCCATTCGCTGTGTGTCTATTCGGAGTGGTGCTCCCCTATCGTCACCGGTTGTTTTCGGGTGTGCGCCTACGGAGGTTTGGGGTTCACAGCGCGTTAGCCTCTCCCCCGTTGTCTTGCTCGTTCTCTTGCTTTATTTCCGCGTATTCACAAGGTAGACTACGCCCGGAACGCCCGTTCGGGACGAATCCCGGCTGTGTTGTCACACCGCAGCAACGGGTCACTGCATTTCCGGATAACTTCAGGGTAGGCAGCAAGTCAGGGGAGTCTGTCGATGCGCGCTGTACGTTCGTTATTGGTGTTGGCACTATTCGGAATGGCCATAACGGCTTGGGCGGCGCCGGCAATCTACGCAGGTCCAACGTCTTCCGAGCTCGAACGGGTTGCCGCGACAGAGCTGCAACGGCTGCTTTATGCGGCTACGGGCAATTTGTATCCCATCGAGACCTTGGAAGCCGTGCCGGCCGGCGCGCAGGGGATTGTATTGGGGACGCCGGAAACGCTCCCCAGGACGGCCGCAGCGTGGCCGTTCGGGCTGGAAGAGCCGGGCGCTGACGGCTATGTCCTGTACTCGGACCGGGCTGACAACGGCCTCGTCATCGTAGCCGGTAAGACCGCTGGAGCGGTCCAGAATGGCGCGTACGGGTTGTTGGAGAAGTTCGGGTTCGGTTTCTACACTTCGCAGGAAACGTTGCCAGACAGGTTTGCCGACATTCCCGCTCTCAAACTGCCGCAATTCGGCGAGTCCGTCACCCCCGCGTTTGCGGTCCGCGGAGCCTTGCCGGCTTACGATTATCTGATGGGCTGCTCGACATGGGACCTCGAGGATTACAAGACCTACATCGACGGTCTGGCCCGGATGCGCATGAACATGGTTGCTTTTTACGCGCGTGACGACCAGCCTTTTGCCGCTTACGAATTTGAGGGCGAGCTGGTTGGCGGAGAGCCGCTCGCGAGCATGGCGAGCGGCCGGTGGGACGTCGAGCCGATGCCGCCCAGCGAGTTTTTCGCGGGAACGGGGCGTCTTTTCGCGGGGGAAACGTTTGGCGCGTCCGCGGCGCTGGTCGCCGAGCGCCGGCCATCCATTGAACAGGCCAAAGCCGTATTGCGCGAAGCGATCGAGTACGCCGAGAGCCGCGGCCTTCAAACGGGTTTGGGGTTTGAAGTGAGGGGCGACGTTCTCGAGCCGGCGGTGCGGGACCGTTTTGAAGCCCGTTTACGGTCGGTGCTCGCGGATTATCCCCACATCGATTGCCTGTGGCTCTGGCAGCCGGAAGGCAAAGGGGTGCACTCTGGAGAGGACCCGCCGGCGCGTTCCGCATGGGCATCGTATGCCAATCGGTGGAGCGGCGCGTTCCAGGACGTGACGGAGCCGCGGCTTCGTGCGGAGGCGGTTCGCATGGTGTTGTTCGCCATGCACGGGAAACAGTTGTTGGACGCTCTGCGGCCCGACATCCGTCTGGTCGTGAGCGGCTGGGGCGGCGATGCCTGGCTGCGGTGCACCGACCTGTACCCCGGCATGGACGCCCTTCTCCCGAAAGACATCGTCTTCTCGGCTTTGGATAATCTACGGGTGACCCCGAACGTCGGCAGCGTATACGACAAACTCTCTCCCGAGCGCCAGTGCTGGCCGATCATTTGGCACGAATTCGATGGGGACCTGTGGATGCCCCAGCCCAACCTGTATGAGACCGCCGGCGCTTGCCGTGACGCATTAAGCAAGGGATGTGAAGGCCTTATCGGCACTCATTGGCGCACGCGTTCAGTGGAAGAATCGATGACTTACACCGCCCGCTTTGCATGGGACCCCGCTTTGACCGTGGAAGGCTTCATGGAACGGCGCGCCACGGATCTCTTTGGGCCCAAACTGGGCGCAACCCTGGCGCCGGGCCTGCTGAGGCTGCAGGGCCTGGGATATCGCTACGTCGGCGGTTCGGGACAGCGAGAAGGCATGCCGTTCCGCTGGTCGGCGGGCGAGGAAGAGAAACGCGCGGAATTGGCTCAGACGGCTCTGGAAATCCGCAACGCCCTGGGAGAAGACCGCAACATCCTGCGGGGCGCGCTGAAGGAGATTACCGGCCTTGTGCCCGTTCCCGAAGCAGCGAAAGAAATCGTTCCCGCGTTGACTCTTGGCCTGGGGGACGCGCTCAAGGAAGCAATCATAGGCGGCACGATTCGCGCCGACCGGGCGGCCCGGCTTCAGGCTGGATTATCCCTTGTCGCGTCCGTCCTCGCCTACGACCATGCCGCCAGCGTGTTGGGCCCCGGCGGCGAGTTCGAAAAGGACCTTATTGATAAGGACGTCGAAGCCGCGTTGGCCACCCTCCGAAAGTCGAGATTTGCGGATGCTATGCACGCCTATTCACGGTGGACCACCACCAAGGACCAGCTGGGCGCCCTGGCGTCTATGAACGGCCGCGCGTGGGCAGATATCCGCAACCGTCTCGAACTGCCGCCCGAGGGGCTGTCGCAGCTCACGAAGACGCCCCCGGACTTGGTGATAGAACCCCGAATTCTGGTGCTGCCCGACCGGGTAATCGTGCTTGGCCTTGACGCCGAAGGGGTTAATGTGCGGGTTCGTGCCCGGCCTCTTGGCGCGTCGAATTGGGAGAAGCGCGAACTTTACCAGATGGGCAACCAGACCTTCAGCTTGGCTTTTCCGGAAGAGGCGTCCGAGTGGCCGAGTTTCGAGTGGGGGGTGGAGGTCTCGTCGAAGTTCCGAACCCTTCTGACGGCCCCCGAGTCGTTTCCCGCCGAGTCGTTTTCGTCGCTGCATGTCGTTTCAACGGAGTTGCCGCCGCCCCCTGCTCCGCCGGAACGGGAAGTCGTGCCAGCCGACGTGGCCCTTGAAGCCGCCCCCGATTCTTATAGCGTCAAGCTGAGTTGGGGCGTTCGGCCGGGGGAAATGTATACGGTAGCGCGCGACGGCGCCGTGCTTGGTGTCACGCCGGATGGGTGGTATGAGGACACCGCTCCGCTAACCGGGAAACCCGTTCGTTACAGCGTTACGGCCCGGAATCTCTTGACCGGTCACACTGCCGAGCGTTTTGTGGACGAACGCGCTCCGGAGTTTGCCCTTCCACAACCTCCGCAGGACATTGACGCCGTGACCCGGAATGGCCGGGTCATACTCGGTTGGGAAGCTTCGGCTCCCCAAACCGTGTTATATCGCGTTACGAAGTACGATGAAAACGATAGCGTAGCCGGGCGGTACGATGTCCCCGCGGAACATGGCCACTACCTGCAATACGCTGATGCCGCCGCGGCGGGAGAGATCTTCACCTACGCAATCGCCGCCGTTGCTCCTGACGGCAAGGAGGGGCCTCCCTCACGGCGGATCGGCGTGATTCCCGTCGAAACTCCCATAAAGCCCCTTGTCGACCTCTCGTTCGAAGACAAATCGTTTCTCGCTGGGATGGCCGAGGTAGCCGAGAATGCCCTTGCGCTCGGCGGTACCGGCTGGGCGGAACTCGCGCCTCAACCCGAATGGAACCCCGAAGAACAATTGACGCTGGCCATGTGGGTCAAAATGGATGACTTGAAGGGCATGCCGGTCCTCATCTGCAAAGGCGCGTGGCAGCAATCGGGTTACTTCCTGCAGATCTTCCGCGAACAGCTGCGTTTCTACATTGCCGGCGTAGGCACCCTCGATGCGGGACATCCCAAGGCGGGTCAATGGCAGCATCTGGCCGCCACGTACGGATTTGGCGAGATGAGTGTCTACATCGACGGGCAACTGGCGGGCAGGAAGCGCGTCGCGGGCCGGCCACGGCCAAGCGCCAGTGCGTTGCTGGTCGGACGCTACGGACTGGAAGACGACGTCTATTTTGTTCGGGGCTTGATGGATAATATCCGTGTTTACAGGGCCTGCCTCGCCCCGGAAGAGATCAGGGCCTTGTACGAGGACTCCAAACGCGATTGAGGGGCATTGGCCAGGTCCTGTGCGGGAGGGCAGCCGAGCACGCGGCTTGACGGCGCGGAACGGATTGCGTGCCGCTGAAGCTCCGGCAGGCCGGTGACAAGGATTGGCCTGAAGTTTTTTGTGAGAAGCGATACATGACGGCAGATGACACCGCCAGAACAACCCGTGTCACGCTGAAGGAGGCGGCCAGCCAGGCGTTGCTCCTTCTTGCGCTTCTCGCAGCGGCCTTCCCGGGGGTATTCTTTCACGGCGAGATGATCTCCCCTGCGGATATCGCTTTTCAACAGCCCCCTTGGGAGGCCTACGCGCCGGAAGATTGGCAGGGACCGAGCAATCCCCTGATGGCCGACGTTCTCACCCTGTTTCGCCCATGGTACACCATCTCGCGTGAAGCCGTCCGAGCAGGCGCGTGGCCGTTGTGGAATCCCTATGAGTTCGCCGGCATCCCTCTGCTGGCCAATTACCAGAGCGCGGTACTCTATCCGCCGCGCCTCTTGCACCTGTTCTTTGACATCGACCTCGCGACAACGGTCTATATCCTCCTGAAACTCTGGCTGGCGGGCATGGCGGCTTATTTCTGCGCACGGGTAATGGGGTTGTACAGGCCGCCGGCTATGTTCTGCTCGGTGGGATGGATGTTCGCCAGCTACAACCTCATCTGGTGCAATTGGAGCCTTCCTGATCTCAGCCCATGGCTGGCCGTGCTGGTCATGGCCGGCGAATTCCTTGTTCAGAGACGTTACCGGCGGGGATTCTTCGCGGCCGCGTTTGGCGCAACTTTGTTCCTCCTTGCTGGGCATCCGGTCACGGCGTTTACGATGATCCTGGGCCTGTCGGTCTACTTTATCGCGCGCCTGGCGCTGGAAAGACGCCGGGGCAACGCATTCCTGGCGCCGTTAGGGTTTTGGGCGGCTGCCTGGGTTCTGGCGGTTCTGGTCTGCGCCGCCCTGCTTGTCCCCTTTTTCGAATACCTGGGCAACCAATACCGCGGCGAGGACATCGCGGCCTTTGGAGCGGAACGGGGACTTCCCTTGAGCGCAGCCGCGGTCTTCTGGCTCCCCCGCTTCTTCGGCGCCGCCGCGGACGGCAATTACTGGGGCGACCTGGACTCAAACCGCTATTCGATGATCTACCCCGGAATGGCCGTATGGTTGTGCGCCGCGACGGCGTTGTTCGCGGGAAGCGGAGACCGCCGGCGCCGGGCCGCCGTGATTGCGCTCGCGTTGGCCGCCGGATTGAGTATTGCGCTGACTTTTGAGGTCTACCCGTTTAGTCTCATGCACGCGCTCCCTTATTTCAATGCTATCAAGCGCAGCTACCACATCTGTTTTGCGGTCTTTGCCCTGCCTCTGCTGGGCGCCATTGGCCTGGACGCCTGGATGCGCGAGACGAGACCCTGGCGTGCGCTGCTTCCGCCCCTGGGCATTGCCGTTCTCGCGGTTCTGGTTGTGGCGGGCATCTGGCAGTTCAACGCCTCCATCATCCGGATGCGGGGGTTAACCGGCTACCTGTACCTTCAGGTTGGGTTGGCAGCCGGTTTCGCCTCGGCTGGCCTGCTTGTTCTCGCTGCCGGGACCCGGCTTCGACAAAGGGCCTGGTTGGGGTACGCCATGGCCGGCGTGCTTGCCGTTGACCTGCTCACGGCGAATCGCGGCCTTAACCCGACTATCGACTCAGGGCATCTTATGCCCGAGACCGCTCTTACGCGGTTTCTTCACGAGCAAGGGCTGACGGAACGCGTCGGCGTGGCCGAGGGAGGTATTCCTGGCGGCCTTATGGCTTCGTACGGGATACACGAATGGCTCGGAGAGGACGGCATGTACCCCGAGCGCATGATCCGCTTCCTGAAAACCATGGGGCCTGACCTATGGGACGCCATGGAGCCGGCTTGCGCAATCGGCTGCTACCTGAAACACCCCGAGATGACCGATGCCTTCCCTCCGGAGGCCCTTGGCCGCCTGCAGCGTCTTGACAGCCTGGACGGCATTGACGTCTACGCCAATACGGCCGCGTTTCCGTTGGCATACCTGGTCCCGAACGTGCGTGTATGCCCAAGCCGCGAGGCTATGTATGCCGCTATGATGGAACCCGGCTTCAACCCGGGCGAAACGGCCCTCCTGGAAGCCCCCTTGGCGACCCCTGTCGACGAAGGCGCCCGAGGGAGTGCCGAACTCGTCAGCCGGGGTTTTACGGACGTCGTGGTGCGCACCGAATCGGACCGGCCAGCTCTTCTGGTGTTGGCCGAGGCGTATTATCCCGGATGGACAGCGTCCGTCAACGGGAAGCCCGCGGAGATTATCCCAGTCTATTCGGTGTTTCGCGGCGTGACCGTCCCGGCCGGGCCGTCCGAGGTGCTTTTCACCTATTTTCCCGCCGCTTTCAAAATGGGGCTGGCCTGCAGCATCCTGTTCCTGGTTGCGGGCGCAATCGCGGGGTTGTTGTCGCTGCGTCACGCCATCCGAACGGCCTTGAAGACGCAAGACTGACTCACCTGGGAACTTTTCATTTTACTGTGTACATAATACAATAGACGAAGTACGTAGCCGGGGCGTAACGGTTACGCTTATTGCCTCGAGCAGAAGCCGTTCTACAACCTGCGGGAGACCCTCGCCATGTGGCACCTCACAAACCACCGTTCCATCCTCTCCTATTTGGCGCTCATCTTTCTGTGCACGCCATTGCTGACCGCCTTGGGGTGCAGCCAGCCGGCCACCTCCGTTTCCGGCCCGGACGCGAAAACAGCGTCTCAGACGCCCGCTTCTCCCCCGCCCCTTGCCGCCGAGACCCAACAGGGAGTGCTCACGGTTGTGGGCGTCGTGCCTCTCGCGGGGGAACCGCTTGTGGACCAGATTGTGTTCTTTTTTGACGCTCCGGTGCAGATTGCGCCGGAGGCCGGGTTTACCGATCCTTTCACGATAGAGCCGGCCGTCGAGGGGACGTTCCGCGTGAATCGCAATTTCGCGGCGTTTCAGGCCGCGGACGGGTTCGACGAAGACGTCGTGTACACCGTCGCCCTGAATCCCGACCTGGTTTCGGAAACGGGCGCAAGAATCCCGGAAGATGCCCGCGAGCATAACTTCGCGTCTTTCGCATTCGAACCACAGAACATGTGGGAGATCGAAGAGCAAGCGGACCGGGTCGTTTTGGGCATCATGTTCCCCTCGACGGTTAATCCCGACGCGCTGCGGCAGCATCTGGTCGTCGAGAATCTCGAGGGCCAGTCCGTCACCTATGAAATCGAGCCTGGCGAAGAGGGGGGCATCCGGCTGGTGTTTGCCGGGGGCCTGCCGGCGCCCATCCGAATAAAGGTTCTGAAAGGGCTTACCGACGAGTCCGGGGCGGCCGAACTCGCGGAGGACCACCTCTTCGCATATCCGCAAGAGCCGTTCTTCGCCGTGGCATCCGTCCAGTGGGGGAAGTTCGAGGGACCCAAAAAAGAAATCGTGCTCCAATTTACCAAACCCGTGCCCGCCGCGTCCTTGACCGAGGGAGTCTCGATCACACGAGCGGACAACCAGAGCGCCGTGCCGTTCGAGGTTGTTTCGCAAGCCGAGGCCTCTGAGCACCGCCTCAGCGTCGAGATACCCGAGACCGAGTACCCGTCGATTCAGGTCAAGCTGGCCAAGGGGATGGAAGGCAGCCAGAAGCGGGTTCTCCTGGAGGACTACAGCGCCACCCTGGATACGCGCCCCGAGCCGTTGAAAGTGACTTCGGTGCGCTGGGGGTCCACCGACGGCGATACCCACACCCTATTCTTGAGGTTTTCGCACCCCGTCCGCAGCGACGCGTTGTCGTCGCGGCTGAAACTGTCCGAGACAGCCATGGGCAACGAACTGCCGTTCGAGGTACAGGGAGAGGAATTGTCGATAGACAAGGCTCTGACATTTCAGCCCGAGCGGCGCGACAAGGTCGATGTGACTCTGGCGATTGAAGCAGGTCTTCCGGGCGACCCGAACGCGGCGTTGCCCGGGCCCTACCAGTACGAGATGGCGCGGCCCGCTCCTCCCCTGCAAATTGAAGATACCTGGTGGAGTTACGATTACACACAGGGCCAGTACCTCTCCATGCGCCTGAACGTGGTGGTCAATTCCCAGGAACTCGAAAAGTATCTGACCTTCTCGCCCGCCGTGGAAGATATCAGCATAACACCCGAAGGAAATTCCTATTACCGAGTCTACGGCACGTTTCGTTCGAAAACCTCGTACCAGCTCCGCATCGCGGAGGGCGTCCCGTACCTTGGTGGAGGAAAGAGCCAGGCCCAGGTCAGCCGCGAGCTTCAGACAGACGAGATCCCCGCGTATATCGGTTTCAACCAGGACGGCAAGTACTATTTTCCGACCCGGGCCACTTCTGCTCTGGAAGTGACATCACGCAACGTGGACAAGGTTGCCGTCGACATCTACCGCATGTTTCCGTCGAACGTGGCCGTGGCCATCGACGACATGGGCATGAAAACATCGTCCAACGACTATTGGGAAGCCCAGCAACGGGGAAGCAACTTCATATATAAGTGGAGTGAGAAGATCGTCTCGACGGAACTCGAGATGCCCCGCAAGCAAGACTATCTGGTGAGCGCACCCATCGACCTCGAAAAACTGCTCCCGAGCGATAAGCGGGGCGTGTTCTGCGTCGAGGCCCGTGCCCAAAACGGCCCAACGGCAACGAAGATCGTCATGTTCACCAACATTGGCGCACTGGCGCATTGGGTCGATGACGGCGTCATGCTTTTCGCGCACAACTTGTTTACACTCGAGCCCCTTCACCGCGCAAAGGTGACGCTTCATTCCAACAAGAACCAGTTGCTGGCCATTGGGCACACAGACGAGCAGGGCATTTTGCGGATGTCGAACCTCGACAAGACCCTCGGCTCGCCCGAGGTGGCCGTCATCGAATACGAAGACGACTTTTCCCTGATCGAATTGAACCGCCGTGATGACGATACCCCCGAATTCCTCCCAGGCATGCCGATGTACGACAAGGAAGCCTATGACGCCTGCATCTACGCGGACCGCGACCTGTACCGTCCCGGCGAAACGGTCCATGCGCGGTGGATCGTACGCAAGAACTACGGCGACGCCCTTGCCGACACGCCCCTTCTCCTGAAGGTCATGAAACCCAACGGCCGCGTCCTGAGTTCGCAAATCACGAACCTGTCGGCGTTCGGTACCGGCGCCTTGGACATCCAGACGCAGAAGCAGTTCCCGACCGGCAAATACACCATCATGCTCGTGGTGCCCGGCAGCGAACGGCCGGTGGGAAGCTACCAGTTCAGCCTCGAAGAGTTCGTTCCCAACCGCATGGAAACCAAAGTACAGCTCCCCCAAACCATCTGGCTGGCGGGACAGGCCTACGACATCCTTGTCGAGGCACGGCACCTCTTCGGCGCGCCCGCCGTGGACCGCTTGAGCAGCGCCAAGGTTGCTCTCGAGCGCCGGGGATGGAATCCCAAAGGCTGGGAAGGGTATACGTTCGAGAACGATTCCGAGTTCAAGCCCGACACCATCTCGGCCGGAGAAAAGCAGACCGACACGAACGGCAAGGCGACGTTCAGCTTCTCGCATGCAGCGCCCCCCGATGCCACCTCCCCACTTACGGCCACGGTGTTCGCCGGGGTCTTCGAGTTGGGCGGCCGCGCGGTTTACAGCACCGCGGAAGCCATGTACTTCCCGTCGGAACTGTGCCTGGGTATTCGCGCTTCTCGGCCCGCGGGCGCGGCGGGTATCGAGGCGTTCGTGGCCGCCGTCAAACCCGACGGGTCTCCCGCCGAACTCGAGAAGGCCACGGTCTATCTCGAAAAGCAGGTCTGGAACTA encodes:
- a CDS encoding MG2 domain-containing protein, producing the protein MWHLTNHRSILSYLALIFLCTPLLTALGCSQPATSVSGPDAKTASQTPASPPPLAAETQQGVLTVVGVVPLAGEPLVDQIVFFFDAPVQIAPEAGFTDPFTIEPAVEGTFRVNRNFAAFQAADGFDEDVVYTVALNPDLVSETGARIPEDAREHNFASFAFEPQNMWEIEEQADRVVLGIMFPSTVNPDALRQHLVVENLEGQSVTYEIEPGEEGGIRLVFAGGLPAPIRIKVLKGLTDESGAAELAEDHLFAYPQEPFFAVASVQWGKFEGPKKEIVLQFTKPVPAASLTEGVSITRADNQSAVPFEVVSQAEASEHRLSVEIPETEYPSIQVKLAKGMEGSQKRVLLEDYSATLDTRPEPLKVTSVRWGSTDGDTHTLFLRFSHPVRSDALSSRLKLSETAMGNELPFEVQGEELSIDKALTFQPERRDKVDVTLAIEAGLPGDPNAALPGPYQYEMARPAPPLQIEDTWWSYDYTQGQYLSMRLNVVVNSQELEKYLTFSPAVEDISITPEGNSYYRVYGTFRSKTSYQLRIAEGVPYLGGGKSQAQVSRELQTDEIPAYIGFNQDGKYYFPTRATSALEVTSRNVDKVAVDIYRMFPSNVAVAIDDMGMKTSSNDYWEAQQRGSNFIYKWSEKIVSTELEMPRKQDYLVSAPIDLEKLLPSDKRGVFCVEARAQNGPTATKIVMFTNIGALAHWVDDGVMLFAHNLFTLEPLHRAKVTLHSNKNQLLAIGHTDEQGILRMSNLDKTLGSPEVAVIEYEDDFSLIELNRRDDDTPEFLPGMPMYDKEAYDACIYADRDLYRPGETVHARWIVRKNYGDALADTPLLLKVMKPNGRVLSSQITNLSAFGTGALDIQTQKQFPTGKYTIMLVVPGSERPVGSYQFSLEEFVPNRMETKVQLPQTIWLAGQAYDILVEARHLFGAPAVDRLSSAKVALERRGWNPKGWEGYTFENDSEFKPDTISAGEKQTDTNGKATFSFSHAAPPDATSPLTATVFAGVFELGGRAVYSTAEAMYFPSELCLGIRASRPAGAAGIEAFVAAVKPDGSPAELEKATVYLEKQVWNYYVRRYYSHYGSNWTKSFDPVDSKEVSLQEGKGMATFDLNDWGYYRLRVVSDKTKQFSTVTFYAYGDRINIVSAARPSLIKLTLDKENYTIGETATLKVESPFDGHGIVTVQGDTLQNMIPVTIQDNVGQLQIPVTEAHFPNVWLEVTVIHAIELGKTQLHPFSSFALASLNVQNPARKLAVAFPDLPEEVRPAGQREFMVHVADDAGSPVEAEVTLAAVDEGIHDITNYQNPAPYDYFSRPRRPDYRRAHYYDKVAYDFEKPESGGDALRLLAKRSGAADENWIKPVALWSGVVRTGVDGSAKVLMDVPEFSGQLRLVAVACTASAAGASGDSVFVRRPYMLRTSLPRFLLPGDKATSKVVLFNTTGEPCQVQLSNAVTGPLQISGEPKTVGVPANGEASIEIALQAAEAVGQGNIHWEAVVTSPQGAEVERLVQETPLPVKPAAAYQSYHEMTGVAPGASQTFKNTRFLANEQAEIDIVVSANPQIQLYEALKYLVHYPYGCVEQTTSALMPMYLLRKSQGLADEVLKDQARLNDYIQGGIGRLFSMQTASGGLGYWPGSDEPYPYGSVYGLHFLTLVKNGREFELPEQPIEALQDYVRGIANDWTQKESQSNLYLRAYATYVLALGGDINAIHQIRRFDNISMPRSARYLLAAALAKSTEDKDRVAMYLTSTPSQAYEVAERGGTLNSDIRNTAVEVLSLAQIDPNSPDLHAKAKDLIQYLSSDRTWNTQERAFVVSALSDYLESLGANADQASATIAGPNGQQQIQGRAIFREKHEGAGGEYIVANNGQSTVFVNVTTAGIPEKPDTDGYAEDITIGRRYFTSQGAPYAPESAFLQSDSYVVELTVTPKQSVENVVVVDKLPAGFEIENPRLNAETLPPGKFKEVTNPSYVDVRDDRIVLAFNNLESKAEGHRYYYVVRAVTPGAYQAPSATAECMYDASVRAANAVSNVEVKSRQ